In Mauremys reevesii isolate NIE-2019 linkage group 9, ASM1616193v1, whole genome shotgun sequence, the genomic stretch GACATGAAAAGCCCATGGTGCCCCCAGTGAATGCTTGCTCACACATCACAGAGCTGGCCAGGCGTCTTCAGGCCCAGGTCCTGTCAGTCTGGCCATGGGAGGGGCCCGATGGGAAGGAGAGATGGGCACTGGCTGGGGGACCCTCTCACACCCGTCACTCAGCTCCGGGGCTTAGTTCGCAGCTGCAGCTGCCCTTCCCCATTGTCTCCTGTCTGTTTGATCccaggcacagccttccccttaGGGGTCCGGTATTTGCTCTTTGGGCTGTAAAGCAGGTTTTTCTGGAAGAGCCTTGGGATGTTTCCCTGGTACAAGAGCAGGGCTGCAAGCATCCCTGGAAGCAGAAACAGGGGGATTAGGCCATGTCATTTACCATCTCCCCCACCCATCCTTTGACATGCACCACCCAACCTCTCCTCTCCTGCTGTCAGATGGTGCCCGCTCCAACCGGGTCAAAAGCCGCTGGAGTCCCCCAGAAGTATCGCtgcaagctactgtacctggcagCCATCTGGCGCTGCAGTATATAAGCTTCATTTCAGAAATTACATATCTGGGGCTTATGGCTGTGAGGATAACCTTCAAATTATAGACTGAGTGAAACTGCCAAGGCAtggtcttcctgagtctgcagacagtctGCAACAACATACCTCCATGAGGAGTGATCATCACCGTGTCATTAACCCCGTCATCTCTCCTGCCCCTCTCAGTCCCATCTGCCTCATGCTTTGCGAAGTGTCCCgtcatcctccctccccccaaggccAATGTTTGGCAAGTGAAATTTAATGTGGCTCAGTTTGGGTGTGGCAGAGTTCCAGCCTGGCTGATGGGGAGGAGGAGTATTGGGAAGGGCAAGGAGCATCTGGCTCCAATGGCAAGACTAGCCTccctccatagaatcatagaatctcagggttggaagggacctcaggaggtcatctagtccaaccccctgctcaaagcaggaccaaacccaactaaatcatcccagccagggctttgtcaagcctgaccttaaaaacctctaaggaaggagattccaccacctccctaggtaacccattccagttcatcaccaccctactagtgaaaaagtttttcctaatatccaacctaaacctccccctctgcaacttgagaccattactccttgttctgtcatcttctaccactgagaacagtctagatccatcctctttggaaccccctttcaggtagttgaaagcagctatcaaatcccccctcattcttctcttctgcaggctaaacaatcccagttccctcagcctctcttcataagtcatgtgttccagccccctaatcatttttgttgccctccgctggactctctccaatttatccacatccttcttgtagtgtggggcccaaaactggacacagtactccaaatgaggcctcaccagtgctgagtagaggggaatgatcacatccctcgatctgctggaaatgcccctacttatacaacccaaaatgccattagccttcttggcaacaagggcacactgttgactcatctctatcttctcgtccactgtaacccctaggtccttttctgcagaactgctgcccagccatttggtccctagtctgtagcagtgcatgggattcttccgtcctaagtgcaggactctgcacttgtccttgttgaacctcatcatattttttttggcccaatcctctaatttgtctaggtccctctgtatcctatccctaccctccagcgtatcaaccactcctcccagtttagtgtcatctgcaaacttgctaagggtgcagtccacaccatcctccagatcgttaatgaagatattgaataaaaccggccccagcaccgacccttggggcactccacttgataccggctgccaactagacatggaaccattgatcactacccgttgagcccgaccatttagccagttttctatccaccttactgtccattcatccagcccatactactttaacttgctggcaagaatactgtgggagtctgtatcaaaagctttgctaaagtcaagaaatagtacatccactggtttcccctcatccacagagctggttatctcatcatagaaggcaattaggttagtcaggcatgacttgcccttggtgaatccatgctgactgttcctgatcactttcccctcctttaagtggttcagaattgattccttgaggacctgttccatgatttttccagggactgaggtgagactgactggcctgtagttccctggatcttccttcttcccttttttaaagatgggcactacattagcctttttccagtcatccgggacctcccccgatcaccatgatttttcaaagataatggccaatggctctgcaatctcatcggccaactcctttagcaccctcggatgcagcgcatccggccccatggacttgtgctcgtccagcttttctaaatagtcccgaactacttctttccccacagagagctggtcacctcctccccataccgtgctgcagagtgcagctgtctgggagctgaccttgtctgtgaagacagaggcaaaaaaagcattgagtacactagctttctccacattctttgtcactaggttccctccctcattcagcaaggggcccacactttccttgactttcttcttgttgctaacatacctgaggaaacccttcttgttactcttaacatctcttgctagctgcaactccaattgtgatttggccttcctaatttcactcctgcatgcctgagcaatacttttatactcctccctggttatttgtccaatcttccacttcttgtaagctgtttttttgtgtttaagacgagcaaggatttcactgttgagccaagctggtcgcctgccatatttacttttcttcctacacatcgggatggtttgttcctgcaacctcaataaggtttctttaaaatacagccagcttccctcgactgctttccccgtcatgttattctcccaggggaccttgcccatcagttccctgagggagtcaaagtctgcttttctgaagtccagggtctctgttctactgctctcctttcttccttgtgtcaggatcctgaactcgaccatctcatggtcactgcctcccaggttcccatccactattgcttcctctactatttcttccctgtttgtgagcagcaggtcaagaagagcttttcccctagttggttcctccagcacttgcaccaggaaattgtcccctacactttccagaaacctCCATAATAAATAAGAGCACAAGGAGTTGTCACATACCAGCAGGAGTTtctgatttctatgctcaatactTGTCCCTTTCATGCAGGTTCACTAACACGGCAGACATGCTAGGGAGGCTTCACCCCAGCCACATCCTCCGCCCCACTCTCTAGGTTGTGGCCCAGCATGACCAGTCAGCAATAGCTTCTGCACCTACCGGTACCCTGAACACAGCTCACCTGTGAGGGGTCCCAGCCAGTAAACCTGGACATACTCTTGCAGGATGTTCCCAGAGCAGTGAAAAGTAACCGTGGCGGCCAGGGTGGGGTTGAAAAAGGCCCCCGTGAAAGGCCCAgctgtgaaagaagaaaacaaatagTGTTGGGTCCCACTTGTTTGACATGGATTTGAACAAATGGGTGTTGGGCAACAGGCAGGATTAGAGAAGTTCTATTGCCAGAACTTTATGTTTGAACTTTCTGAAAAAGCAGCGTCAAGTCACCCTGAACAACCTTAACTCAGCCCAATGCCTCCATGTCAAATAGATAcccatccctcccccagcctcctagCTGCATGATGTCCAACCTCTGATACTGACACAGTTCAACCACAAACCCTACTAGCACCGGACAGCCTGACCCTCATGTCCAGTGTGGCTAATGCTGCAGAGTATACATTACCTAACTGCAAGGGTAAACAGCGCATAAGACATCTGTAAGGAAAGGTGATGAGTGAGAAGTAAAGGGTTAAACTGGCTGTAAAACACCACCACCTAGCAGTGGAAGGTGAAGTAACTGCTGAATGGTGTTCCTGGTGTGCTACTCTCTTGTCAAGGAGTTAGAAGGCAAGATGGCATCTGGGGGAGACCCCACTGCCACAGATGAGCGGGTGGGTGATGTGCAGGTTCACATGTTGAGTATGTGCAGCATAACAGGGCTGAGTGAGCAAAAttgttaagaggtgacttgatcatagtctacAAGAACCTATTTGAGAAAGAGATTCCTGACAGGAGACAGCTTTTCAGTCGGTAAGAAAAAGGTGCAAGGGGCCAGTGCtgggaagctgaaactagacaaattcagactagaaggtacagggtttttaaaaaaaccactgtAGGTAAATGACTGGAACTGACTTGCCTAGAGAGGCGGTGGATAATCCATGACTTTGAATGTTTAAAATCAAGACCTGGACATTTTTCTACCTGGATTAGGCACAGGAATCCCTGAGTGAAATTCTTCAGCTTGTATTACACAGGGGGTCTGgctagatggtcataatgggcctttctggccttaacatctgcAAGTCCATGAACTACCAATCCTGGAGATGTATGGTGTATAGACAGTGCTTGATTTGTGCTGGGACTTGCCAGGGCTgggccccagcacctctgggcctagcagttcagagccctggcagTACCACTGGGCTTGGCCCATctgttatgaaagtaaaaaattgcttgagcaccaccacctaattgcttgagccctggcgcCTCTTTCATTATACATTAAGCGCTGTGTCTAGGTGTCTAATTACCAAGATCTTGGGAGGAGAGTGGGTGGCCACATGAAGGTGGGGTTAAGattgttttgggggggggagtggagggtggagaagagagacaaccttaactgtgcattGCTCTGCTTCCCAATGTTTATTTTTGGAGTGCAAGCGTCCTTTTGACTTTTCCTAGCCTAGGAtgcaagttcaagtccctgcttaatcacagacttcctgtttgaCTCAGACAAGTCACTCAAGTCTCTCCgctcccatctgtacaatgggtatAACAGCACTCACCCACCATGCAGAAGGGCTGGCTGATGCACTCGGATACTACTGTAAGGGGGGCCATACAAGAGCCACAGGTAGGAACATTTGTCTTCTATTCAATGCTGCACTCTGTTCCCCTAGCATGCAGAGGGCTCCTAATATGCAGTGGATGTGCCAAGTTCATGGGGAGCCCCCTCTCGCGTAGAGACTACCACCTATACCTGCTCAGATGCTGGTTTTAGCAACATGAGTAGAGCTGAACCTAAACTAGCACTGGCTGTGAGCTAACCACTATGTAGCTGTAGATCTCTGGAGCTGAAAAGCCGATTCATTAGCTCCCCAAGTTTCATCTACACTCCTTTCTTGTATTTACACCCAGATATTACGGGGGGAAAGAAATGTAGAAGCTTCTCACCTGTGTAAGCCAGGGTGGTCACAGTCACTGCCAGGACAGGCGCTCTGTACAGAGGGTGGCTGTGCTGAAACTTGAGAGCCACcaaatggaaaaagaaagaacAGATGCCTTCCACAAAGATGCCATGGTACAAAGAGGTATGGATAGAGGAACTGCAATCCAGGGCCATTAGATTCTGGATGAGGTGGAAGTCAGTCAG encodes the following:
- the LOC120371406 gene encoding aquaporin-12-like, which produces MAGLNVSIAFFLSVVAICEVIRQVSKRLLPLGVYRGLVRELVSSLQLCACCLELRMLMEIGPWGGGFGPDVILTLLFIIYLIHGVSFDGASANPTISLQEFLVMDSSFVATAVKLLVQFVGMEAAGILTTHYWSWELTDFHLIQNLMALDCSSSIHTSLYHGIFVEGICSFFFHLVALKFQHSHPLYRAPVLAVTVTTLAYTAGPFTGAFFNPTLAATVTFHCSGNILQEYVQVYWLGPLTGMLAALLLYQGNIPRLFQKNLLYSPKSKYRTPKGKAVPGIKQTGDNGEGQLQLRTKPRS